Proteins from one Solenopsis invicta isolate M01_SB chromosome 11, UNIL_Sinv_3.0, whole genome shotgun sequence genomic window:
- the LOC105200576 gene encoding protein CNPPD1 — MTNSWRGTSVPASSKDLEHNEFMKRIRKSLYYSKLPVINSLSLPVTELAAELFTEVKSGHTLEKLDVEEASRISRNACVSPCSLVLALLYIERLKNCNPEYLLQVAPSELFLVSLMVASKFLHDDGEEDEVFNKEWANSGQVTISQMNKLEKDFLAAIDWTVLVQHQDFWERLQQLEKNVAYREVHKRRWCTYTELSCLMNTVQLIRIAQTLISVSSICLATYAAGLATLLGSTLVAHFIVQSCLPGASFNSKQPTNLSVNLPNLTSTDLTDSLINTRSQEINDDGLPISDSKNVNYSAIVETTNDDKDIASWKWWLNSTMIWLPEHCNLESDVEVANSTNRLCITNIDFSFNSTQAINTKKTEKIRKTEDFAPEDYRRNVNWKEILDTTLSWMVQDWRRSHYKNIFRSPELKIYY; from the exons ATGACGAACAGCTGGCGAGGCACAAGTGTGCCAGCAAGTTCCAAG GATCTGGAACATAATGAGTTTATGAAACGCATAAgaaaatcattatattattCCAAATTACCAGTGATTAACTCCTTGAGCTTACCAGTTACAG aattggCAGCGGAACTTTTTACAGAAGTGAAAAGTGGTCATACGTTGGAAAAACTTGATGTTGAGGAAGCAAGTAGGATATCTAGAAATGCGTGTGTTTCCCCATGTTCGCTTGTGTTGGCCTTGCTGtacattgaaagattaaagaactGCAATCCAGAATATCTTCTTCAAGTAGCACCGTCTGAGTTATTCTTGGTTTCTttg ATGGTAGCCAGTAAATTTCTACATGATGATGGCGAGGAAGATGAGGTTTTTAACAAAGAATGGGCGAATTCAGGACAAGTGACTATATCTCAAATGaataaattggaaaaagattttCTTGCTGCAATC GACTGGACTGTATTGGTGCAACATCAAGATTTTTGGGAAAGATTGCAACAACTAGAAAAAAATGTGGCATATCGAGAAGTACACAAGCGAAGATGGTGCACATATACAGAATTGAGCTGTTTGATGAATACTGTTCAATTGATTAGAATCGCGCAAACCTTAATAAGTGTTTCTTCGATCTGCTTGGCGACTTATGCCGCTGGATTGGCGACTCTTCTGGGATCTACTCTGGTTGCACATTTTATTGTGCAAAGTTGTTTACCAGGGGCATCGTTTAATTCGAAGCAACCAACAAATTTGTCCGTGAATCTTCCGAATCTCACGTCAACCGACCTAACTGATTCATTGATAAATACACGATCCCAAGAGATCAATGACGACGGTCTTCCGATTTCCGATTCTAAAAACGTGAATTATTCCGCGATTGTGGAAACCACAAATGATGATAAAGATATAGCTAGTTGGAAATGGTGGCTAAATTCGACAATGATTTGGCTGCCCGAGCATTGCAATTTGGAGAGCGATGTCGAGGTTGCAAATTCTACCAATAGATTATGTATCACCAACATCGACTTCTCATTCAATTCGACGCAAgctataaatacaaaaaaaacagagaaaataagaaaaacggAGGATTTTGCACCGGAAGACTATCGCCGCAACGTGAATTGGAAGGAAATATTGGACACGACCTTAAGCTGGATGGTACAAGACTGGAGACGATCGcattacaaaaatatctttcgatcaccagaattaaaaatttactattag
- the LOC105198807 gene encoding uncharacterized protein LOC105198807 isoform X3: MCVSMTALGRRGFIPRDIMKCQMFNVKRPEHCSSRDESSMNNALSGRCPMSLCAADVSRVLGRFRDSSRTFSSARTPISADAVVDALTKQQAKELVSKLTPEERGLFLTALNECKSAEDKAGYEGQLATVRWRSKFGRPSKIPSLGEVDPTGTYCPMPDDWLNRKYEPTTKDLVLVAIANAIPFVGFGFLDNFIMIVAGDQIEFMLNQRFPISTMAAAALGNTVSDVIGIGSVHYVEIFVQKIGFEAPKLTLGQLNLPRTRIAANVGRVIGVTIGCIIGMTPIPLAALFRNDS; this comes from the exons ATGTGCGTGTCGATGACGGCGCTTGGGCGGCGAGGGTTCATCCCGAGGGATATCATGAAATGTCAAATGTTCAACGTCAAGCGACCCGAGCATTGCTCCAGCCGCGACGAGTCGTCAATGAACAACGCGCTGTCAGGACGGTGTCCTATGTCATTGTGCGCTGCCGATGTCTCGCGTGTCCTGGGCCGATTCCGCGACAGCTCGAGGACATTCTCTTCCGCGAGGACTCCGATTTCCGCCGACGCCGTCGTTGACGCTTTGACGAAGCAGCAAGCGAAGGAGCTAGTGTCGAAGCTCACCCCCGAGGAGCGGGGCTTGTTCTTGACTGCGCTGAACGAGTGCAAATCGGCGGAGGATAAGGCTGGTTATGAAG GTCAATTGGCAACAGTCCGGTGGAGGAGCAAGTTTGGTAGACCTAGCAAAATACCATCGCTGGGCGAGGTGGATCCTACAGGAACCTACTGCCCTATGCCAGACGATTGGTTAAATCGCAAATATG AACCAACCACAAAAGACCTGGTGCTAG TCGCGATCGCGAATGCAATTCCGTTCGTTGGGTTTGGTTTTCTCGACAACTTCATCATGATCGTTGCT GGCGATCAAATCGAGTTCATGTTGAATCAAAGATTTCCAATCTCCACCATGGCAGCGGCGGCGCTGGGTAACACAGTATCCGATGTCATTGGAATCGGCTCGGTGCACTATGTCGAGATATTTGTTCAGAAAATTGGCTTTGAAGCGCCCAAATTAACTCTAGGACAATTGAATCTACCTAGGACACGGATTGCCGCGAATGTG GGTCGGGTCATCGGTGTCACGATTGGATGCATTATTGGTATGACGCCTATACCTCTAGCTGCGCTTTTCCGCAATGATAGTTga
- the LOC105198807 gene encoding uncharacterized protein LOC105198807 isoform X2 gives MCVSMTALGRRGFIPRDIMKCQMFNVKRPEHCSSRDESSMNNALSGRCPMSLCAADVSRVLGRFRDSSRTFSSARTPISADAVVDALTKQQAKELVSKLTPEERGLFLTALNECKSAEDKAGYEGQLATVRWRSKFGRPSKIPSLGEVDPTGTYCPMPDDWLNRKYVEHVAEPTTKDLVLVAIANAIPFVGFGFLDNFIMIVAGDQIEFMLNQRFPISTMAAAALGNTVSDVIGIGSVHYVEIFVQKIGFEAPKLTLGQLNLPRTRIAANVGRVIGVTIGCIIGMTPIPLAALFRNDS, from the exons ATGTGCGTGTCGATGACGGCGCTTGGGCGGCGAGGGTTCATCCCGAGGGATATCATGAAATGTCAAATGTTCAACGTCAAGCGACCCGAGCATTGCTCCAGCCGCGACGAGTCGTCAATGAACAACGCGCTGTCAGGACGGTGTCCTATGTCATTGTGCGCTGCCGATGTCTCGCGTGTCCTGGGCCGATTCCGCGACAGCTCGAGGACATTCTCTTCCGCGAGGACTCCGATTTCCGCCGACGCCGTCGTTGACGCTTTGACGAAGCAGCAAGCGAAGGAGCTAGTGTCGAAGCTCACCCCCGAGGAGCGGGGCTTGTTCTTGACTGCGCTGAACGAGTGCAAATCGGCGGAGGATAAGGCTGGTTATGAAG GTCAATTGGCAACAGTCCGGTGGAGGAGCAAGTTTGGTAGACCTAGCAAAATACCATCGCTGGGCGAGGTGGATCCTACAGGAACCTACTGCCCTATGCCAGACGATTGGTTAAATCGCAAATATG TTGAACACGTTGCAGAACCAACCACAAAAGACCTGGTGCTAG TCGCGATCGCGAATGCAATTCCGTTCGTTGGGTTTGGTTTTCTCGACAACTTCATCATGATCGTTGCT GGCGATCAAATCGAGTTCATGTTGAATCAAAGATTTCCAATCTCCACCATGGCAGCGGCGGCGCTGGGTAACACAGTATCCGATGTCATTGGAATCGGCTCGGTGCACTATGTCGAGATATTTGTTCAGAAAATTGGCTTTGAAGCGCCCAAATTAACTCTAGGACAATTGAATCTACCTAGGACACGGATTGCCGCGAATGTG GGTCGGGTCATCGGTGTCACGATTGGATGCATTATTGGTATGACGCCTATACCTCTAGCTGCGCTTTTCCGCAATGATAGTTga
- the LOC105198807 gene encoding uncharacterized protein LOC105198807 isoform X1, translating into MCVSMTALGRRGFIPRDIMKCQMFNVKRPEHCSSRDESSMNNALSGRCPMSLCAADVSRVLGRFRDSSRTFSSARTPISADAVVDALTKQQAKELVSKLTPEERGLFLTALNECKSAEDKAGYEGQLATVRWRSKFGRPSKIPSLGEVDPTGTYCPMPDDWLNRKYVPQLVEHVAEPTTKDLVLVAIANAIPFVGFGFLDNFIMIVAGDQIEFMLNQRFPISTMAAAALGNTVSDVIGIGSVHYVEIFVQKIGFEAPKLTLGQLNLPRTRIAANVGRVIGVTIGCIIGMTPIPLAALFRNDS; encoded by the exons ATGTGCGTGTCGATGACGGCGCTTGGGCGGCGAGGGTTCATCCCGAGGGATATCATGAAATGTCAAATGTTCAACGTCAAGCGACCCGAGCATTGCTCCAGCCGCGACGAGTCGTCAATGAACAACGCGCTGTCAGGACGGTGTCCTATGTCATTGTGCGCTGCCGATGTCTCGCGTGTCCTGGGCCGATTCCGCGACAGCTCGAGGACATTCTCTTCCGCGAGGACTCCGATTTCCGCCGACGCCGTCGTTGACGCTTTGACGAAGCAGCAAGCGAAGGAGCTAGTGTCGAAGCTCACCCCCGAGGAGCGGGGCTTGTTCTTGACTGCGCTGAACGAGTGCAAATCGGCGGAGGATAAGGCTGGTTATGAAG GTCAATTGGCAACAGTCCGGTGGAGGAGCAAGTTTGGTAGACCTAGCAAAATACCATCGCTGGGCGAGGTGGATCCTACAGGAACCTACTGCCCTATGCCAGACGATTGGTTAAATCGCAAATATG TGCCACAGTTAG TTGAACACGTTGCAGAACCAACCACAAAAGACCTGGTGCTAG TCGCGATCGCGAATGCAATTCCGTTCGTTGGGTTTGGTTTTCTCGACAACTTCATCATGATCGTTGCT GGCGATCAAATCGAGTTCATGTTGAATCAAAGATTTCCAATCTCCACCATGGCAGCGGCGGCGCTGGGTAACACAGTATCCGATGTCATTGGAATCGGCTCGGTGCACTATGTCGAGATATTTGTTCAGAAAATTGGCTTTGAAGCGCCCAAATTAACTCTAGGACAATTGAATCTACCTAGGACACGGATTGCCGCGAATGTG GGTCGGGTCATCGGTGTCACGATTGGATGCATTATTGGTATGACGCCTATACCTCTAGCTGCGCTTTTCCGCAATGATAGTTga
- the LOC105200555 gene encoding uncharacterized protein LOC105200555 isoform X3: MEPEQRGRTSRASSTSSLGREVRCGCQYYQSDSLLPERRALLVRPSSRTMQQPPAVRCSEHDYEPIAPPPSSLPHPATAPVVRITDTDVMPVADSDDSLDDRGRLPPELILDGGVILPLDGKIEYTAMEGRELGETGGDTSAEELEPTAQQFQDRLEERFLAPTPYTESRTDGEVNTSQVDSSAMEERGVRGLPQRLKTQAGKLRSRLRGFQRPTLSFSQKRQKPEKTTTTTTTITTTTVRSATASSGKSDKSRKSVEKRPSRIDRIRTSISEKTGKFNLPDRPKFSLPDRSKFHLPERPKFSFPDKSRFHLPDKSKFTIKKPNIRLPGAFTRVKRSPLREQQQQQHSTESTAGSKRNIFDFATYPRIFDKKSKKRGEYATSSPKDSRAQSAESATFPRSRKGKSFSARWAQRFGDSAYVQDQDHAEEAAGSDGSPPWHQSSMEEPPRLSARTEEEILAAAHAIPWEDTRKREQYDEEEIQYMDYEQESSEMSDRHPAPPKRSYRSRRQDKSYEHEQVMEVDPKLYDDQRIKHVHQDDIDENEDAAMQDNWHADQQMMHKEKFRPIPRSRSLDEDMPRVLEQDRYDGAFMAVDPRLFVLRKMASDEEEGEEEHEPSSLQSDREQQASSGSSCDRRRRGVIEEIDSDEFFLRASGISQDDMNLGNYLTDEIRDALRAEVINALQDDELPPTPPQRPMRTLRKHKAGLVESDEAVPPVRPKRERSATSRHSREASIEMFRERTRSDSRSDSRHRVVYQAEGDQPEPSQEPLDDIVVVKPVRRKSRSSLRSHSQPPMETSILSPSTPVTVVPDSSTVLSSMPPVVPVRRKRSHREMVMDRRNGDVGAPICNGHRDVWEIEIIESRKPVIPAKSSRSRQSLEQFTNGDIVMSASHEDIENLDMRFRQEDAAPEPVPIPPKRRSRSRTISAAADEDRTSHGAESLPEAGYIEEDIPQEEENGSAQDIPGYAIVEKREKPPRPPPPRRKRNKFATTPRPTPPKRPHRAYSTLGPTRTRDISMTSEPIISMILASSESMPYIEVDEEEIEHRDFRSGELLNKIQGRPLPAPPRPPRAKKEPMMGRPRTPFEYAETTEATTATQTDPLPDDMVIEEITQAKLIMTPSRSGSQIMVVSMEHIPSPSRTTTPTVPPLPMPHFLRKEGEQMEEEEEEERLPGEEDIQIAYDTMSLTSPSPTREIDLKDMHRSAPHLEERVMEESQTRPQVKLGLLPDEPLRISSLEVGDLKVDRLSVSQIEAHKIVASEVDAMMITASELRGGDSMEESFSPAIIRELMAIRSHLETVMTTQTQERYRESEKQSTSHKITDIPTTDNSRVQERQPASQDVPSEQQSVSQDVPLERQPVSQDVPSERQPVSQDVPSERQPVSQNVPSERQPVSQDVPSERQPVSQDVPSERQPVSQDVPSEQQSISQDVSSEQQSVSQNVPSEATKPNETVVNEPASTEDEKTETGEDQKA, translated from the exons ATGGAGCCGGAGCAACGAGGACGCACTTCACGGGCATCGTCGACGTCGAGCCTCGGACGCGAGGTCCGTTGCGGGTGCCAGTACTATCAGAGCGACTCGCTTCTGCCGGAACGACGTGCTCTCCTCGTCAGACCGTCATCCAGGACGATGCAGCAGCCACCTGCGGTCCGCTGCAG CGAGCACGATTACGAACCGatcgcgccgccgccgtcgtcgctgcCGCATCCGGCGACGGCACCGGTCGTGCGAATCACCGACACGGACGTGATGCCCGTCGCTGACAGCGACGACAGCCTCGACGACCGGGGCCGGCTGCCGCCGGAGCTGATCCTGGACGGCGGCGTGATTCTCCCGCTGGATGGCAAAATCGAGTACACCGCGATGGAAGGCCGCGAACTCGGCGAGACCGGCGGCGACACTTCCGCCGAGGAGCTGGAACCCACGGCGCAACAATTTCAAGACAGGCTTGAGGAACGATTCCTCGCACCTACTCCCTACACCGAGTCTAGAACCGACGGCGAGGTCAACACTAGTCAG GTAGACTCGTCGGCGATGGAGGAGCGCGGTGTTCGTGGCCTGCCTCAACGTCTGAAGACACAGGCTGGCAAGCTGCGCTCTCGACTCCGTGGTTTTCAGCGGCCTACATTGTCGTTTTCGCAGAAACGGCAGAAGCCTGAAaaaacaacgacgacgacgacgacgataacgaCAACGACCGTAAGATCTGCGACGGCGAGCAGCGGCAAATCGGACAAATCCCGCAAGTCCGTGGAAAAGCGACCAAGCAGAATTGACAGAATAAGAACGTCCATCTCCGAGAAGACGGGAAAATTCAATCTGCCCGATCGGCCGAAATTCAGTCTGCCCGACAGATCGAAATTTCACCTACCGGAGAGACCGAAATTCAGTTTCCCGGACAAATCGCGTTTCCACTTGCCAGACAAGTCAAAGTTCACCATCAAGAAGCCCAACATTCGTTTGCCTGGTGCGTTCACTCGCGTTAAACGGTCACCTTTGCGcgaacagcagcagcagcagcattcGACGGAGTCTACTGCCGGCTCCAAGCGCAATATCTTCGACTTCGCCACGTATCCGCGCATCTTTGACAAGAAGTCCAAGAAGCGTGGCGAGTACGCGACATCCTCTCCCAAGGACTCCAGAGCCCAGTCGGCGGAAAGCGCAACTTTTCCTCGCTCTCGGAAGGGAAAGTCCTTCAGCGCCAGGTGGGCGCAACGTTTCGGAGACTCAGCTTACGTTCAAGACCAAGATCATGCAGAAGAAGCGGCGGGAAGTGATGGCTCTCCTCCATGGCATCAGAGTTCGATGGAGGAACCGCCGAGACTGTCCGCTAGAACGGAAGAGGAGATACTGGCGGCTGCTCATGCGATTCCCTGGGAGGATACAAGAAAGCGAGAGCAATACGACGAAGAGGAGATACAGTACATGGACTATGAGCAGGAATCATCAGAGATGTCGGATCGACATCCCGCACCTCCGAAAAGATCTTACAGATCACGAAGGCAGGACAAATCGTATGAACACGAGCAAGTGATGGAGGTAGATCCAAAATTATATGATGATCAAAGAATAAAACACGTTCATCAAGATGACATTGATGAGAACGAAGACGCGGCAATGCAAGACAATTGGCATGCGGATCAGCAGATGATGCATAAGGAGAAATTCAGACCGATCCCGAGGTCGCGTTCGTTGGATGAGGATATGCCACGAGTTCTGGAACAAGATAGATACGATGGAGCGTTCATGGCAGTGGATCCAAGGTTATTTGTACTACGCAAGATGGCGTCTGACGAGGAGGAAGGCGAAGAGGAACATGAGCCTTCCTCGTTACAATCTGATCGAGAGCAGCAAGCGTCCAGCGGCAGTTCCTGCGATCGAAGGCGTCGCGGAGTGATAGAGGAGATCGACTCGGACGAGTTCTTTCTGCGGGCGAGTGGTATTAGCCAAGATGACATGAACCTGGGTAATTACTTGACCGATGAGATCCGAGATGCTCTCAGGGCAGAAGTCATCAACGCGTTGCAGGACGATGAGCTTCCACCTACTCCGCCTCAACGTCCTATGAGAACTTTACGGAAACACAAGGCAGGTTTAGTGGAATCCGATGAAGCGGTACCACCGGTCAGACCAAAACGAGAACGATCGGCAACGTCGCGACACAGTCGAGAGGCGTCGATCGAAATGTTTCGCGAGCGTACCAGAAGTGATTCCAGAAGTGACTCTAGACACCGCGTGGTGTATCAGGCGGAGGGGGATCAACCGGAACCATCACAGGAACCGTTGGATGATATAGTCGTGGTGAAACCAGTACGCAGAAAGTCAAGATCGTCCTTGCGCAGCCACTCGCAGCCGCCGATGGAGACATCGATACTCTCTCCTTCGACACCCGTTACTGTTGTACCTGACTCGTCCACTGTCCTTTCGAGTATGCCACCGGTTGTACCGGTACGTAGAAAGCGTTCACACCGGGAAATGGTGATGGACCGGAGAAACGGTGACGTGGGTGCACCGATTTGCAACGGTCATCGCGACGTATGGGAGATCGAAATCATCGAGTCTAGGAAGCCAGTGATTCCGGCGAAATCATCACGATCACGGCAGTCGCTCGAACAATTTACAAATGGCGACATCGTCATGTCCGCTAGTCACGAAGACATCGAAAATTTAGATATGCGATTTCGACAGGAGGACGCTGCGCCGGAACCGGTGCCAATACCACCGAAAAGACGATCTCGCTCGAGAACGATATCGGCCGCTGCTGATGAGGACAGGACGTCGCACGGCGCAGAGTCGCTGCCGGAGGCCGGCTACATTGAAGAGGACATACCGCAGGAAGAGGAGAATGGCTCGGCGCAAGATATCCCAGGTTACGCAATTGTGGAGAAACGGGAGAAACCACCCAGGCCACCACCGCCCAGAAGAAAACGCAACAAGTTTGCCACGACTCCGAGACCAACCCCGCCTAAGCGACCTCATCGGGCGTACAGTACTCTGGGACCCACTAGAACGAGAGACATTAGTATGACGTCGGAACCAATCATCAGCATGATTCTAGCATCGTCCGAATCCATGCCGTATATCGAAGTCGATGAGGAAGAAATTGAACATCGAGACTTTCGCAGCGGCGAATTGCTCAACAAGATACAAGGCCGCCCGCTTCCAGCGCCACCACGACCACCCAGGGCGAAGAAGGAGCCGATGATGGGACGACCTCGCACCCCATTCGAATATGCGGAAACAACAGAGGCAACAACGGCGACGCAGACCGATCCATTGCCGGACGATATGGTGATCGAGGAGATCACTCAGGCGAAGCTCATAATGACACCTTCTAGATCGGGCTCGCAGATAATGGTGGTATCGATGGAACATATACCCAGTCCAAGCAGAACGACCACACCTACCGTACCTCCGCTACCGATGCCACACTTTCTGCGAAAAGAGGGAGAGCAAatggaagaagaagaggaggaagagcgACTTCCAGGAGAAGAGGACATCCAAATTGCGTATGACACGATGTCACTAACATCACCGTCGCCCACGAGAGAAATCGACTTAAAGGACATGCACAGATCGGCGCCGCATCTAGAAGAACGTGTCATGGAAGAATCGCAAACGCGACCTCAAGTCAAATTGGGTTTGCTGCCCGATGAGCCGCTGAGAATTAGCAGCCTCGAGGTCGGAGATTTAAAAGTCGATCGATTGAGCGTATCACAAATAGAAGCACACAAAATCGTAGCATCCGAGGTGGATGCGATGATGATTACAGCATCGGAATTGAGAGGCGGCGATTCCATGGAGGAAAGTTTCTCACCGGCCATTATCAGAGAGCTGATGGCGATCAGAAGTCACTTGGAGACCGTAATGACTACCCAAACGCAAGAGAGATATCGCGAAAGTGAGAAGCAGTCCACGAGCCACAAAATAACCGACATTCCCACCACGGATAACAGTCGAGTTCAGGAACGACAACCTGCTTCGCAGGATGTTCCTTCGGAGCAACAGTCTGTCTCGCAGGATGTTCCGTTGGAACGGCAGCCTGTTTCGCAGGATGTTCCGTCGGAGCGGCAGCCTGTTTCGCAGGATGTTCCATCGGAGCGGCAGCCTGTTTCGCAGAATGTTCCGTCGGAGCGGCAGCCTGTTTCGCAGGATGTTCCATCGGAGCGGCAGCCTGTTTCGCAGGATGTTCCGTCGGAGCGTCAGCCTGTTTCGCAGGATGTTCCGTCGGAGCAGCAGTCTATTTCGCAGGATGTTTCATCGGAGCAACAGTCTGTTTCGCAGAATGTTCCGTCGGAAGCGACCAAACCCAACGAGACTGTCGTGAATGAACCAGCGTCGACGGAAGATGAGAAGACCGAGACTGGCGAGGACCAAAAG GCCTAG
- the LOC105200568 gene encoding negative elongation factor E, with the protein MQSMVYLHFPSNLTEEELMLQTKFSKLKRKKKALQDLKAPKQEVERIPQTPKRPTEARDAREVAKKLIKSGVITAPKTPKRPEQTFKRSRGLERKLNSTEKTISSYQPFSATQEEEETEAARPRVKDLYNSFVGAQDTGERNTGDTQSPAKQEVKPRAGNTIFVSGYKITEDYLKKHFQSFGNIVNISMEVEKNHGFITFEKAEAAERAISEMDGSMVSSIQLKVSLARRQPIIEPVSDTMSSSMWSPIAANYSQKSAHKDRRELKVYEEDLFH; encoded by the exons ATGCAAAGTATGGTGTACCTACATTTTCCGTCAAACCTAACGGAGGAAGAGTTGATGCTGCAAACAAAATTCAGCAAACTCAAAAGAAAG AAAAAAGCGCTGCAAGATCTGAAGGCTCCTAAACAAGAAGTGGAACGCATTCCTCAGACGCCAAAACGACCTACGGAAGCGAGAGACGCTCGCGAAGTAGCCAAGAAATTGATCAAATCTGGTGTAATCACAGCTCCGAAGACTCCTAAGCGGCCAGAACAAACCTTCAAAAGATCTCGCGGACTGGAAAGGAAGTTAAACAGTACAGAAAAGACGATTAGCTCTTACCAACCATTTTCAGCAACACAGGAGGAGGAAGAAACAGAGGCAGCGAGGCCAAGAGTGAAGGATTTATACAATAGCTTTGTCGGCGCTCAAGACACAGGGGAAAGAAACACTGGTGATACTCAATCTCCTGCTAAACAAGAAGTTAAGCCACGTGCAGGAAATACAATATTCGTGTCTGGTTATAAGATAACAgaggattatttaaaaaagcacTTCCAGAGCTTTGGAAATATAGTCAATATTTCCATGGaagttgaaaaaaa CCATGGCTTTATCACTTTTGAAAAAGCTGAAGCAGCAGAGAGAGCCATAAGCGAAATGGACGGTAGTATGGTCTCATCCATCCAATTGAAAGTATCGTTAGCGAGAAGGCAGCCGATAATAGAACCAGTCAGCGACACTATGTCTAGCTCTATGTGGTCACCGATAGCGGCCAATTATTCACAGAAAAGTGCACATAAAGATAGGCGAGAGCTTAAAGTATATGAAGAGGATCTCTTCCATTAA